The following proteins are co-located in the Desulfonauticus submarinus genome:
- a CDS encoding AAA family ATPase, with protein MQKLPIGESDFKNLRQNNCYFIDKTEFISEIIRENNNVILIPRPRRFGKTLNLSMLRYFFDKNENARDLFKGLKIE; from the coding sequence ATGCAAAAACTTCCCATTGGTGAAAGCGATTTCAAAAATTTACGCCAAAATAATTGTTATTTTATAGATAAAACTGAATTTATCTCAGAAATTATTAGAGAAAATAACAATGTTATTCTTATCCCTAGACCAAGAAGATTTGGAAAAACCTTAAACCTTTCCATGCTAAGATATTTCTTTGATAAAAATGAAAATGCTAGGGATTTATTTAAGGGTTTAAAAATAGAAA